One window from the genome of Deinococcus arcticus encodes:
- the upp gene encoding uracil phosphoribosyltransferase — protein MVTVVSHPLVQHKLSVMRDVRTGVKEFRELAGELSLLLAYEAMRDLELAPERLSTPLTSADFPMLSGKKLALVAILRAGLVMTDAITQLVPAAKVGHIGLYRDPETLAPVAYYNKLPADIAERRVFLTDPMLATGGSASAAIAFLKEAGATTIKLMCILAAPEGIAVIERDHPDVEIVVAAVDSHLNDHGYIVPGLGDAGDRIYGTK, from the coding sequence ATGGTTACGGTTGTCTCTCACCCCCTGGTACAACACAAGCTGTCGGTTATGCGCGATGTGCGCACCGGCGTCAAGGAATTCCGCGAACTGGCCGGCGAACTGAGCCTGCTGCTGGCCTATGAAGCCATGCGCGACCTGGAACTGGCCCCCGAGCGCCTGAGCACGCCTCTGACGAGCGCCGACTTTCCCATGCTGAGCGGCAAGAAGCTGGCCCTGGTGGCCATTCTGCGCGCCGGGCTGGTCATGACCGACGCCATTACCCAGCTGGTGCCTGCCGCCAAGGTGGGCCACATCGGCCTGTACCGCGACCCCGAAACGCTGGCGCCCGTGGCCTACTACAACAAGCTGCCCGCCGACATTGCCGAGCGCCGCGTCTTTCTCACCGACCCCATGCTGGCCACGGGCGGCAGTGCCAGCGCCGCCATCGCCTTTCTGAAGGAGGCAGGGGCCACCACCATCAAGCTCATGTGTATCCTGGCGGCCCCCGAGGGCATCGCCGTCATTGAGCGCGACCACCCGGACGTGGAAATCGTGGTGGCGGCCGTGGACAGCCACCTCAACGACCACGGCTATATCGTGCCCGGGCTGGGCGACGCCGGGGACCGGATTTACGGCACAAAGTAA
- a CDS encoding phosphotransferase family protein, with amino-acid sequence MTLRPAPTGDAPASRFPVLEARYGPLSPMDSGMQSRVYATADGQTVVKVYRNHQGDHRTEAANMRRAGLGHWVVEATEADGVEALVLRRFPGRPLRRPDLPRALGPLRQQLAALHREPAGTVNLSRIHERLRRFRSALAAYPLGDLFDAVEIPLERGLLSGPAAFCHLDLWHDNLLIHPERAEVLIIDWTKAAPDDPLRDLALLKTGTLDLLPPDESLQAALTFLPDHAPATLTRYRAYLAMTTLHDLYWFLMNEPYEFEGQRDAKVPRARHALARLPA; translated from the coding sequence TTGACCCTGCGCCCGGCCCCCACCGGCGACGCACCGGCCTCGCGCTTTCCGGTGCTCGAAGCCCGCTACGGGCCGCTGAGCCCTATGGATTCGGGCATGCAAAGCCGCGTGTATGCCACCGCCGACGGGCAGACGGTGGTGAAGGTGTACCGCAACCACCAGGGCGACCACCGCACCGAGGCCGCCAACATGCGCCGCGCGGGCCTGGGCCACTGGGTGGTGGAAGCCACCGAGGCTGACGGCGTGGAGGCCCTGGTGCTGCGCCGCTTTCCGGGCCGCCCCCTGCGCCGCCCGGATTTGCCCCGCGCGCTGGGCCCCCTGCGCCAGCAGCTGGCGGCGCTGCACCGCGAGCCCGCCGGCACCGTGAACTTAAGCCGCATTCACGAGCGCCTGCGCCGGTTTCGCAGCGCCCTGGCGGCCTACCCCCTGGGCGACCTGTTCGACGCCGTGGAGATTCCGCTGGAACGCGGCCTGCTGTCTGGCCCGGCGGCCTTCTGCCACCTGGACCTGTGGCACGACAACCTCCTGATTCACCCCGAGCGGGCCGAGGTGCTGATCATTGACTGGACCAAGGCCGCCCCCGACGACCCCCTGCGCGACCTCGCCCTGCTGAAAACCGGCACCCTGGATCTGCTGCCGCCCGACGAGAGCCTGCAGGCCGCGCTGACCTTCCTGCCGGACCACGCCCCCGCCACCCTCACGCGCTACCGCGCCTACCTTGCCATGACCACCCTGCACGACCTGTACTGGTTCCTGATGAACGAGCCCTACGAATTTGAAGGCCAGCGGGATGCCAAGGTGCCCCGGGCCCGGCACGCCCTGGCGCGGCTGCCCGCATAG
- a CDS encoding HD domain-containing phosphohydrolase: MFRRPRTPQQTPGPTDARAPGPSENTDATRVVADLLARPTQEGILEGALAHAATLMGGSVQGFAVVRRGQDRVAAVLGYPKSLLGLSLGGPWASMRPRVLTDGARELYEGSPPEAAPLLDEAGMKAVTLSLVVPLTVRGRNLGALVLDRTSEGGLPPAAQEAVTKWAAAVAPLMGVLEGREEWRAASRQLTGALVEAVESGEFDALGHAQAVTDLSLKLGKLVGLTEREQEELWYAAMLHDIGKIHGEQGHAQVGANFLHGVPHLAEAMKAVRHHHERWDGQGEPDRLAGEDIPLYARILAVANLAVRMGGPDRVKGQAGKALDPRLVALLEKLPQ, from the coding sequence GTGTTCCGACGCCCACGAACCCCCCAGCAGACGCCTGGCCCCACCGACGCGCGCGCGCCCGGGCCCAGCGAGAACACTGACGCCACCCGGGTTGTTGCCGACCTGCTGGCCCGCCCCACCCAGGAGGGCATTCTGGAAGGCGCACTGGCCCACGCCGCCACCCTGATGGGCGGTTCGGTACAGGGCTTTGCCGTCGTGCGCCGGGGTCAGGACCGGGTGGCCGCGGTGCTGGGCTACCCCAAGAGCCTGCTGGGGCTGTCGCTGGGGGGGCCCTGGGCCTCCATGCGCCCGCGGGTGCTGACCGACGGCGCCCGCGAACTGTACGAGGGCAGCCCCCCCGAGGCCGCGCCGCTGCTGGACGAGGCGGGCATGAAGGCCGTGACCCTGTCACTGGTGGTGCCGCTGACGGTGCGCGGACGCAACCTGGGCGCCCTGGTGCTGGACCGCACCAGCGAGGGCGGCCTGCCCCCCGCTGCCCAGGAGGCCGTGACCAAATGGGCGGCGGCCGTGGCCCCCCTGATGGGCGTGCTGGAGGGCCGCGAGGAGTGGCGCGCGGCCTCGCGCCAGCTGACCGGCGCCCTGGTTGAAGCTGTGGAAAGCGGGGAGTTTGACGCCCTGGGCCACGCCCAGGCCGTCACCGACCTGAGCCTGAAGTTGGGCAAGCTGGTGGGCCTGACCGAGCGCGAACAGGAAGAGTTGTGGTACGCCGCCATGCTGCACGACATCGGCAAGATTCACGGCGAGCAGGGCCACGCGCAGGTGGGGGCCAACTTCCTGCACGGCGTGCCGCACCTCGCCGAGGCCATGAAGGCGGTGCGCCACCACCACGAACGCTGGGACGGCCAGGGCGAACCCGACCGGCTGGCGGGCGAGGACATTCCGCTGTATGCCCGCATTCTGGCGGTGGCCAATCTGGCGGTGCGCATGGGCGGCCCCGACCGCGTAAAGGGGCAGGCGGGCAAGGCGCTGGACCCGCGTCTGGTGGCGCTGCTGGAGAAACTGCCGCAGTGA
- a CDS encoding YkgJ family cysteine cluster protein — MTGSASSSDPVTAAVQHAYARYGRQARSWLDGYAQRGGQVYCGAGCTACCTMPIRVSLAEARIMAATLDAELARAVEAHARAAVANARTAPDEEEYVRRHRLQVGFCPILDRSTGGCSRYDARPTRCRDTFSALPARYCAAETWETIGPREQAEYQRAVARTPGTDGELHFIAPLEHLSEPVWTAASRAMRRAWGLEVWGDFWLLTTLAADERFMAAVQAGDGRRAWQVASGRGLSHRMLLEFAPAPR; from the coding sequence ATGACCGGTTCTGCTTCTTCCTCTGACCCCGTGACGGCGGCGGTTCAGCACGCCTACGCCCGCTATGGCCGGCAGGCCCGCAGCTGGCTGGACGGCTACGCCCAGCGCGGCGGGCAGGTGTACTGCGGCGCCGGCTGCACCGCCTGCTGCACCATGCCCATTCGCGTCAGCCTGGCCGAGGCCCGGATCATGGCCGCCACTCTGGACGCGGAACTGGCCCGCGCAGTCGAAGCCCACGCCCGCGCGGCGGTGGCCAACGCGCGCACCGCCCCAGACGAGGAAGAATACGTGCGCCGCCACCGCCTGCAGGTGGGCTTTTGCCCCATCCTGGACCGCAGCACGGGCGGGTGCAGCCGCTATGACGCCCGCCCCACCCGCTGCCGCGACACCTTCAGCGCCCTGCCGGCCCGCTACTGCGCCGCCGAAACCTGGGAAACCATAGGCCCGCGAGAGCAGGCCGAGTACCAGCGCGCCGTGGCCCGCACGCCCGGTACCGACGGCGAACTGCATTTCATCGCGCCGCTCGAACACCTCTCAGAGCCGGTGTGGACCGCCGCCTCGCGCGCCATGCGCCGCGCCTGGGGCCTGGAGGTCTGGGGGGACTTCTGGCTGCTGACCACACTGGCGGCCGACGAACGTTTCATGGCGGCGGTGCAGGCGGGCGACGGCCGCCGCGCGTGGCAGGTGGCCTCGGGGCGGGGGCTGTCTCACCGGATGCTGCTGGAATTTGCGCCGGCCCCGCGCTGA
- a CDS encoding GGDEF domain-containing protein, translating to MQRETGEPSLSERQQRNFMSALAALAVLMQTATSMHLHTQPEQLARALQADLGLGFAVLLLVLTRVQAIRLGTLQKLVVGAVATWLLLNVISVFRTARPITSGLLIHMVLLALFAYTWLPARAAALIVTPAYLLLAAGATFSRAPDLPGLLLTGLVLPLTWYLTVHGRIVSGERARSVELAALAATDPLTGCLNRRSGHSQLLALADTWAAQPERLSVALCDIDHFKRVNDTWGHEQGDEALARVAQTLRAQVRAGDLVVRWGGEEFLLVLADLRPAEASTVLERTLRGVRALELAPALGVTLSAGHATLAEAPDITALLRLADQRLFAAKAAGRDQLCSGPEAPGDTGAATRA from the coding sequence ATGCAGCGCGAGACAGGCGAACCCAGCCTGAGCGAACGGCAGCAGCGCAACTTCATGTCAGCGCTGGCGGCCCTGGCGGTGCTGATGCAGACTGCCACCTCCATGCACCTGCATACCCAGCCCGAACAGCTGGCCCGCGCCCTGCAGGCCGATCTGGGGCTGGGCTTCGCTGTCCTGCTGCTGGTGCTGACCCGGGTGCAGGCCATTCGCCTGGGCACGCTGCAGAAGCTGGTGGTGGGCGCGGTGGCCACGTGGCTGCTGCTGAACGTGATCAGTGTGTTTCGCACCGCCCGGCCGATCACCTCGGGGCTGCTGATTCACATGGTGCTGCTGGCGCTGTTTGCCTACACGTGGCTGCCCGCGCGCGCAGCGGCCCTGATTGTCACGCCGGCGTATCTGCTGCTGGCGGCGGGAGCCACCTTCAGCCGCGCGCCGGATCTGCCGGGGCTGCTGCTCACCGGCCTGGTGTTGCCGCTCACGTGGTATCTGACGGTGCACGGGCGCATCGTCTCGGGCGAGCGGGCGCGCAGTGTGGAGCTGGCGGCGCTGGCGGCCACCGATCCCCTCACCGGCTGCCTAAACCGCCGCTCTGGGCACAGCCAGCTGCTGGCGCTGGCCGACACCTGGGCGGCCCAGCCCGAGCGCCTGAGCGTGGCGCTGTGCGACATAGACCATTTCAAGCGGGTCAATGACACCTGGGGCCACGAACAGGGCGACGAGGCCCTGGCGCGCGTGGCCCAGACGCTGCGGGCGCAGGTGCGCGCCGGCGACCTTGTGGTGCGCTGGGGCGGCGAGGAGTTTCTGCTGGTGCTGGCCGACCTGCGCCCCGCCGAGGCCAGCACGGTGCTGGAACGCACCCTGCGCGGGGTGCGCGCCCTGGAACTGGCCCCGGCCCTGGGGGTGACCCTCAGCGCCGGGCACGCCACCCTGGCCGAAGCCCCCGACATCACCGCCCTGCTGCGCCTGGCCGATCAGCGGCTGTTCGCTGCCAAGGCTGCCGGACGCGACCAGCTGTGCAGTGGACCAGAGGCGCCCGGGGACACAGGCGCGGCCACGCGGGCCTGA
- a CDS encoding EAL domain-containing protein: protein MEGGLWVRGETRHVRRLLGEAEARLFPASAQADLRALLELAGPSGQGELLATPALPSGEPDPWQLRPLAEWLVCLETPWYPEALAHLTFDLQPIVALGSGAVTGYEALVRAQLRERRIGAFDLLRAAEGHRHLRAFDAQARREAIRQAAPRLGSEQQLFINFAPGVVYNPDVCLQTTFAACREVGADFQRLVFEVTESERFPDLKMLRRILSRYRAEGARVALDDLGAGYTSLTYLDELRPDIVKLDRALSQNLTSHDPRLGLLAALIAYAHDLGIQVVAEGVEDLQSLRLLRELGADYAQGYVLGRPDPELRPIREEAAALWATA from the coding sequence ATGGAAGGCGGTCTGTGGGTCCGGGGGGAGACCCGCCATGTGCGGCGCCTGCTGGGCGAGGCAGAAGCGCGCCTCTTTCCAGCCTCGGCGCAGGCGGACCTCCGGGCGCTGCTGGAACTGGCCGGGCCGTCGGGCCAGGGGGAGCTGCTGGCCACCCCGGCGCTGCCCTCCGGTGAACCGGACCCCTGGCAGCTGCGGCCCCTGGCCGAGTGGCTGGTGTGCCTGGAGACACCCTGGTACCCGGAGGCCCTGGCGCACCTGACCTTCGACCTGCAGCCCATCGTGGCGCTGGGCAGCGGCGCGGTGACCGGCTACGAGGCGCTGGTGCGCGCGCAGCTGAGGGAGCGGCGCATCGGGGCCTTTGACCTGCTGCGCGCCGCCGAGGGCCACCGTCACCTGCGCGCCTTTGACGCCCAGGCGCGGCGCGAGGCCATCCGGCAGGCCGCGCCCCGGCTGGGCAGCGAGCAGCAGCTGTTTATTAACTTCGCGCCGGGGGTGGTCTATAACCCGGACGTGTGTCTGCAGACCACCTTTGCCGCCTGCCGCGAGGTGGGGGCAGACTTCCAGCGTCTGGTGTTCGAGGTCACCGAGAGCGAGCGTTTTCCCGACCTGAAGATGCTGCGCCGCATCCTGTCGCGCTACCGGGCCGAGGGTGCGCGCGTGGCCCTGGACGATCTGGGGGCCGGGTACACCAGCCTGACCTATCTGGACGAACTGCGCCCGGACATCGTGAAGCTGGACCGGGCCCTGAGCCAGAACCTCACGTCCCACGACCCGCGCCTGGGCCTGCTGGCCGCCCTGATCGCCTACGCCCACGATCTGGGGATTCAGGTGGTGGCCGAAGGGGTAGAGGACCTGCAATCCCTGCGCCTGCTGCGCGAACTGGGCGCCGACTATGCCCAGGGGTATGTGCTGGGTCGCCCGGACCCCGAACTGCGGCCCATCCGTGAGGAAGCGGCGGCCCTGTGGGCCACGGCCTAG
- a CDS encoding alpha/beta hydrolase family protein, with protein sequence MTGQGGNEQGLVEEFAQFSVDGQRLYGMLHRPEGTPPAQGHPSVIILHGFTGNRGGDHRLLPLLSRYLAARGVASLRFDFRGSGESQGDFSEMTVSREVEDTEAAFEYIRRQPGLDPERVMLLGFSMGGIVAALAAPQVRPHRLALWAPALPELWLPFLRGGFLPATVTDYGGWPLGREFLQEMTRLRPLDAAASWGGEARVFHGDADQTCPPEFGVRYARALGCDAVAIPGAGHTFDSLDAVEMLYRETARFLTGG encoded by the coding sequence ATGACGGGACAGGGCGGGAATGAGCAGGGGCTTGTCGAGGAATTCGCTCAGTTCAGCGTGGATGGTCAGCGGCTCTACGGCATGCTGCACCGGCCAGAGGGCACCCCGCCCGCGCAGGGCCATCCCAGTGTGATCATCCTGCACGGGTTTACGGGCAACCGGGGCGGCGATCACCGGCTGCTGCCGCTGCTGTCGAGGTATCTCGCGGCGCGGGGCGTGGCCAGCCTGCGCTTTGACTTCCGGGGCAGCGGAGAGTCTCAGGGGGACTTCAGCGAGATGACCGTCTCGCGCGAGGTGGAGGACACAGAGGCAGCCTTCGAGTACATCCGCCGTCAGCCGGGCCTGGACCCCGAGCGTGTGATGCTGCTGGGCTTCTCGATGGGCGGAATTGTAGCGGCGCTGGCGGCCCCGCAGGTGCGCCCGCACCGACTGGCGCTGTGGGCCCCGGCGCTGCCCGAGTTGTGGCTGCCCTTCCTGCGCGGCGGCTTTCTGCCGGCCACAGTCACCGATTACGGCGGCTGGCCGCTGGGCCGCGAGTTTTTGCAGGAGATGACCCGCCTGCGCCCGCTGGACGCCGCCGCCAGCTGGGGCGGCGAGGCCCGTGTGTTTCACGGCGACGCCGACCAGACCTGCCCGCCCGAATTCGGCGTGCGCTACGCCCGCGCCCTGGGCTGCGACGCAGTGGCCATTCCCGGCGCAGGCCACACCTTCGATTCTCTGGACGCGGTGGAGATGCTCTACCGCGAAACCGCGCGCTTTCTGACCGGCGGCTAG
- the aspS gene encoding aspartate--tRNA(Asn) ligase produces the protein MTHTEAQQAHLPRTLTRDLAAHDGQQVRLQGFVHARRDLGGVQFVVLRDVSGLTQCVGSGLSLPLAESSVEIVGTVKAHPKAPGGFEVQIADFRVISAAVEPAPVEIPKMEWNVNPETMLDYRVVTVRGLKERAALKVQAELVAAFRDHLGTEGFTEISTPKIVSAGAEGGANLFPIDYFGRPAYLAQSPQLYKQIMVGVFERVYEVAPVYRAEEHATSRHLNEYLSLDVEMGFIEDEEDVMALENRLLAAIMERLKERCAPEFALLGATIPEVPTHIPRITLMDARQLVTDQFGHAVGGKDLDPEAERLLCQHYAETHGSDFVFVTKYPRAARPFYAHPDANADGTPSQELTRGFDLLFRGIEITSGGQRIHDHAMLMDSIAAYKLSPESLAGYTEVFKYGMPPHGGFAIGAERLTAKLLGIANVRYARAFPRDRHRLTP, from the coding sequence ATGCCCGGCGCGACCTGGGCGGCGTGCAGTTCGTGGTGCTGCGGGATGTCTCTGGCCTGACCCAGTGCGTGGGCAGCGGCCTGAGCCTGCCCCTGGCCGAAAGCAGCGTGGAGATCGTGGGCACCGTCAAGGCCCATCCCAAGGCGCCGGGCGGCTTTGAAGTGCAGATTGCGGATTTCCGCGTCATCAGCGCCGCCGTGGAGCCCGCGCCCGTCGAGATTCCGAAGATGGAGTGGAACGTCAACCCCGAGACCATGTTGGACTACCGCGTGGTGACGGTGCGCGGCCTGAAAGAGCGCGCAGCCCTGAAGGTGCAGGCCGAACTGGTGGCCGCCTTCCGCGACCATCTGGGCACCGAGGGCTTTACCGAAATCAGCACGCCCAAGATCGTCTCGGCCGGGGCAGAGGGCGGCGCAAACCTGTTTCCCATTGACTACTTCGGGCGTCCGGCGTACCTGGCCCAGAGCCCGCAGCTGTACAAGCAGATCATGGTAGGTGTCTTCGAACGGGTGTACGAGGTCGCGCCCGTCTACCGCGCCGAGGAACATGCCACCAGCCGCCACCTGAACGAGTACCTGAGTCTCGACGTAGAGATGGGCTTCATTGAGGACGAGGAAGACGTGATGGCGCTGGAAAACCGCCTTCTGGCGGCCATCATGGAGCGGCTGAAAGAACGCTGCGCCCCCGAGTTTGCCCTGCTGGGCGCGACCATTCCCGAGGTGCCCACGCACATTCCCCGCATCACCCTGATGGACGCCCGCCAGCTGGTCACCGATCAGTTTGGCCACGCGGTGGGCGGCAAGGACCTTGACCCCGAAGCCGAGCGGCTCCTGTGCCAGCACTATGCGGAAACCCACGGCAGCGACTTCGTGTTCGTGACCAAATACCCGCGCGCCGCCCGGCCGTTTTACGCCCACCCCGACGCGAATGCAGACGGCACGCCCAGCCAGGAGCTCACGCGCGGCTTTGACCTGCTGTTCCGGGGCATTGAAATCACCTCGGGCGGGCAGCGCATCCATGACCACGCCATGCTGATGGACTCGATTGCCGCCTACAAGCTCAGCCCCGAGTCGCTGGCGGGCTACACCGAGGTCTTCAAGTACGGCATGCCCCCCCACGGCGGCTTTGCCATCGGTGCCGAGCGCCTGACCGCCAAGCTGCTGGGGATTGCCAACGTGCGCTATGCCCGTGCGTTTCCGCGTGACCGGCACCGGCTGACGCCTTAA